A region of Panicum virgatum strain AP13 chromosome 8N, P.virgatum_v5, whole genome shotgun sequence DNA encodes the following proteins:
- the LOC120684512 gene encoding uncharacterized protein LOC120684512, with translation MPTFVRRINKTIKGCIPYTLLPWLITSTSPRSCFRGARTAPLCKMAKEERSSMLLPREVSWQRHLVAHYACRQPKLSLVSNMQDNNGDTALHYAIRAGNLVVFNFLVRNPKVDLNIPNKDDLRPLDLSWSKIPRSVYYESHPTIVMSRTLLLVGAPAGASRSDLFLEKYIGEIDEEKIAEDVAKATQAMVVVSVLIATVTFASAFTLPGGYYQSASDGGVPGTPILAGSYAFNAFIVANALAFICSCLATFGLVFAGLPAMELSLRYKYRSFSAILLYASGRSLLASFAMGLYLVLAPTAHATAITVCVISSGALVFGNMRVWLMLCGLNTARARLGIRGLIATWYDLAPAAVVFTFGFVSLIVIFSLPAIISNLDKTLSSLQAIFWTKGSWEGDIARFILVSLLTVVMGAPFIRLMVQRWKYYKTNGGFSEWLKGISSTLSYIFDF, from the exons ATGCCAACATTTGTTCGGCGTATCAACAAGACAATAAAGGGCTGTATCCCATACACATTGCTGCCTTGGCTGATAACCTCGACGTCGCCCAGGTCCTGCTTCAGAGGTGCCCGGACTGCGCCACTCTGCAAGATGGCGAAGGAAGAACGTTCCTCCATGTTGCTGCCGCGCGAAGTCAGCTGGCAGCGTCACCTTGTGGCTCACTATGCCTGCAGACAGCCAAAACTCTCATTGGTTTCAAATATGCAGGACAACAATGGGGACACTGCCCTTCACTATGCCATCCGTGCGGGAAATCTGGTAGTCTTTAACTTTTTGGTTCGGAATCCCAAGGTGGATCTCAATATACCAAATAAGGATGATCTGAGACCTCTTGATCTTTCGTGGAGTAAGATTCCTCGAAGTGTATATTATGAATCG CATCCAACAATTGTTATGTCGAGGACATTACTGTTGGTGGGAGCTCCAGCTGGGGCAAGTCGTTCCGACCTCTTCCTTGAAAAATATATTGGTGAAATAGACGAGGAAAAAATAGCAGAGGATGTGGCAAAAGCAACACAGGCCATGGTCGTTGTCTCTGTGCTTATTGCGACTGTCACATTTGCATCTGCTTTCACATTGCCTGGAGGTTATTATCAATCAGCGAGCGACGGGGGTGTACCTGGGACGCCCATTCTCGCTGGGAGCTATGCGTTCAATGCGTTTATTGTTGCCAATGCTTTGGCATTCATTTGTTCATGTTTGGCTACCTTCGGTCTGGTCTTTGCTGGGCTGCCTGCCATGGAGCTCTCGTTACGCTACAAGTATAGGAGCTTCTCTGCAATATTGCTGTATGCTTCAGGAAGAAGTTTGTTAGCCTCCTTTGCGATGGGGTTATACCTGGTGCTAGCACCAACTGCTCATGCCACAGCAATCACGGTCTGTGTGATTAGTTCTGGAGCTTTGGTCTTTGGAAACATGAGAGTTTGGCTGATGCTCTGCGGTCTGAACACGGCCCGTGCGAGATTAGGAATACGAGGACTGATTGCAACATGGTATGATTTAGCTCCGGCCGCCGTAGTTTTTACGTTCGGCTTTGTGTCCTTGATAGTAATCTTCAGTCTCCCAGCAATAATCAGCAATCTGGACAAGACTCTTTCCAGTCTCCAAGCAATATTCTGGACCAAAGGCTCGTGGGAAGGGGACATAGCTAGATTTATTTTGGTAAGCTTGCTCACTGTAGTCATGGGTGCCCCATTTATTAGATTGATGGTACAGAGATGGAAATATTATAAAACTAATGGAGGTTTTTCAGAATGGTTAAAAGGTATCAGCAGTACTTTGAGTTACATTTTTGATTTCTGA
- the LOC120684326 gene encoding uncharacterized protein LOC120684326 codes for MAAAPLYGGGTDDSAEDYSAAATVVRFDLPLPLLRAPVPSPSSAPGEPPVLAFRDAASWRAAWDAAETSLISQCEAGARSGCSITASRKCKAPWWKGLFGAAPTDYEERARCEEREMAACLEAAKEACITFAKGKCIAPFRDARIASGGLLENTHFDVWCAGSGKASLTSSAVLNNQHSFSPGPGVTSYKGSDLLDSLSSKDKDNSG; via the exons ATGGCTGCTGCTCCGCTCTACGGCGGGGGCACCGACGACTCGGCGGAGGACTACTCCGCGGCGGCCACCGTCGTCCGCTTCGACCTGCCGCTCCCGCTGCTCCGCGCGCCCGTTCcatccccctcctccgcccctgGCGAGCCCCCCGTCCTCGCCTTCCGCGACGCCGCCAGCTGGCGAGCCGCCTGGGACGCCGCCGAGACCAGCCTCATCTCGCAGTGCGAG GCTGGTGCACGATCAGGATGCTCAATCACTGCATCACGCAAATGCAAGGCCCCCTGGTGGAAAGGCTTATTTGGAGCTGCCCCAACTGATTATGAAGAAAGGGCGAGATGTGAAGAGCGAGAGATGGCCGCTTGTCTGGAGGCTGCAAAGGAGGCTTGCATTACGTTTGCAAAGGGAAAATGCATCGCACCATTCCGGGATGCAAGGATCGCCTCTGGCGGTCTCCTGGAAAACACACATTTCGATGTCTGGTGTGCCGGCAGTGGCAAAGCATCATTGACATCATCAGCTGTTCTGAACAACCAGCACTCGTTCAGTCCTGGGCCCGGCGTGACAAGCTACAAAGGAAGTGACTTGCTAGACAGCTTATCATCTAAAGACAAGGATAACTCTGGTTGA